In the Cytophagales bacterium genome, one interval contains:
- a CDS encoding helix-turn-helix domain-containing protein translates to MPEFMYKNKLYYNPVEFAMDRIGGTWKMPILWRLKDKVMRFSELKRDISHITDKMLTTQLRELEEEGFINRKVYPVVPPKVEYSMTEKGMTCVPIIETIRNYGLFLIEEAGIEH, encoded by the coding sequence ATGCCGGAGTTCATGTATAAGAATAAACTGTATTACAACCCCGTGGAGTTTGCTATGGACCGAATCGGGGGTACCTGGAAGATGCCGATCCTTTGGCGATTGAAGGATAAAGTGATGCGATTCAGTGAGCTCAAAAGAGACATCAGTCACATTACCGATAAGATGCTCACCACCCAATTGCGGGAGCTGGAAGAAGAGGGGTTCATCAACCGAAAAGTCTATCCGGTGGTTCCGCCCAAAGTAGAATACTCCATGACCGAAAAAGGCATGACCTGTGTCCCGATCATCGAGACCATCAGGAATTATGGCTTATTCCTGATTGAAGAAGCGGGGATTGAGCATTAA
- a CDS encoding glycoside hydrolase family 3 C-terminal domain-containing protein: protein MKRIFKITLIILVVIVLLLGGTGFYIFNFFNKTYLDFESDYSDKPTLEQLTVDGYTFPDRNGNGTLDVYEDDRKPIAERVADVLSQMTIEEKLHLLKGSGLASAMGQGDPDGIAGAVGTIVPTPRLGLPTIFLSDGPAGLRIQPTREGDKDTYYCTAFPIATLLASTWNEDLVYQVGDAMGTEAMEYGIDVILGPGANIHRHPLCGRNFEYYSEDPLLTGYMGAAVINGIESNGVGTSVKHYVANNQETDRNFNDAILSERALREIYLKGFEILVKEAQPWTIMSSYNKVNGTYTSQSRYLLTDILREDWGFEGLVMTDWFGGRNVTEQIMAGNDLLEPGTKKQWDALIEAQADGSLTMEAIDTSVSRILELILNSRKMENYAFSNDPDLKAHAEVTRQSAAEGMVLLKNEGALPLAQGQNVALLGVTSYEFIAGGTGSGDVNEAYTISLEEGLENAGFSINQQAKVVYQAHRDANPKGFVKPEGMDVIFSPYDPPEIRFTEAQLKEIVNSSDVGILTIGRNSGEGGDRVEKDDFLLSDLEQEMITMISEAYQSANKQLVVVLNIGGVIETASWNGQPDAILLAWQGGQEGGNSVADILSGKVNPSGKLPMTFPVKLSDHASDANFPKSGEQWSAGQMFMMLLAPPEERPEADWVRNKDYTHYDEGVYVGYRHFDKQAMEVAYPFGYGLSYTNFEYGEMRTVLENDTITIFVTIQNSGEVAGKEVVQLYSEKLNTTIDRPVQELKAFAKSKALAPGETQELQFTIAQSELSYWDEEKKDWVVEGGEYAFKLGVSSRDIRKEFVVDLIL from the coding sequence ATGAAGCGCATTTTTAAAATTACCCTCATCATTCTGGTTGTTATTGTCCTTTTATTAGGCGGGACTGGTTTCTACATCTTCAATTTCTTCAATAAGACTTACCTCGATTTTGAGTCAGATTATTCGGATAAACCAACACTCGAACAATTGACGGTTGATGGTTACACCTTCCCGGACCGTAATGGGAATGGCACGTTGGATGTGTATGAAGATGACCGGAAGCCGATAGCTGAACGGGTAGCAGATGTGCTTTCTCAAATGACTATTGAAGAAAAACTGCACTTATTGAAAGGTTCCGGTCTTGCTTCGGCCATGGGGCAAGGTGATCCTGATGGCATCGCTGGGGCAGTGGGTACCATCGTTCCCACACCAAGATTGGGACTACCGACCATATTCTTATCAGACGGACCTGCTGGATTGCGCATTCAACCCACGCGAGAAGGAGATAAGGATACCTACTATTGCACCGCTTTTCCGATTGCTACTCTGCTGGCCTCTACCTGGAATGAAGACTTAGTTTATCAGGTAGGAGATGCCATGGGGACAGAAGCGATGGAATATGGTATTGACGTGATTTTAGGGCCTGGAGCAAACATTCACAGACACCCACTTTGTGGTAGAAATTTTGAGTATTATTCTGAAGATCCGCTACTAACGGGGTACATGGGCGCTGCCGTGATCAATGGCATTGAATCCAATGGCGTAGGTACTTCCGTGAAACACTATGTGGCCAACAATCAGGAGACAGACAGGAATTTTAATGATGCCATCCTTTCGGAAAGAGCCCTTCGAGAAATCTACCTGAAAGGTTTTGAGATCCTGGTAAAAGAAGCACAACCCTGGACGATCATGTCCTCTTATAACAAGGTAAATGGAACTTACACTTCTCAGAGTAGGTACTTGCTCACCGATATTTTGAGAGAGGACTGGGGATTTGAAGGTCTGGTCATGACGGACTGGTTTGGGGGGAGAAATGTAACGGAGCAGATCATGGCTGGCAATGACTTGTTGGAACCGGGTACGAAGAAACAGTGGGATGCTTTGATTGAGGCACAAGCGGACGGTTCTCTGACCATGGAGGCCATAGACACATCCGTGAGTAGAATTCTCGAGCTGATCCTTAATTCTCGTAAAATGGAGAATTATGCATTCAGTAATGATCCTGACTTAAAAGCACATGCCGAAGTAACCCGGCAATCTGCAGCCGAAGGGATGGTTTTGTTGAAAAACGAGGGAGCACTTCCATTGGCTCAAGGACAAAATGTGGCTCTGCTTGGCGTCACTTCCTATGAATTTATTGCCGGAGGTACAGGCTCCGGGGATGTCAATGAAGCCTATACAATATCCTTGGAAGAAGGCCTGGAAAATGCAGGGTTTAGCATCAATCAGCAGGCCAAAGTAGTATATCAGGCACATAGAGATGCGAATCCGAAAGGATTTGTAAAACCAGAAGGGATGGACGTGATCTTCTCACCCTACGATCCACCTGAGATTCGTTTTACTGAAGCACAGTTGAAAGAAATAGTCAATTCTTCCGATGTGGGAATTCTGACCATCGGTCGTAATTCAGGTGAGGGGGGAGATCGTGTGGAAAAGGATGATTTTCTGTTATCCGACCTGGAGCAAGAAATGATCACCATGATTTCGGAAGCATATCAATCAGCGAACAAGCAATTGGTTGTGGTGCTCAATATTGGTGGAGTGATAGAAACGGCTTCCTGGAATGGACAACCCGATGCCATTCTATTGGCCTGGCAAGGTGGACAAGAAGGAGGTAACTCCGTGGCGGATATCCTTTCGGGGAAAGTGAACCCCAGTGGTAAACTGCCAATGACCTTCCCGGTGAAGCTCTCCGATCATGCTTCGGATGCCAATTTCCCCAAAAGTGGAGAGCAGTGGAGTGCCGGGCAGATGTTCATGATGTTACTCGCTCCACCAGAAGAAAGGCCCGAGGCAGATTGGGTCCGAAACAAAGACTATACGCATTATGACGAAGGCGTTTACGTAGGGTATCGTCACTTTGATAAACAAGCAATGGAGGTGGCTTACCCATTTGGATATGGTCTGTCTTACACAAATTTCGAATACGGTGAGATGAGAACGGTACTTGAAAATGATACCATCACCATTTTTGTGACCATTCAAAATTCGGGAGAAGTTGCTGGAAAAGAGGTTGTACAGCTTTACAGTGAGAAACTTAACACGACCATTGATCGACCGGTTCAGGAATTGAAAGCATTTGCTAAAAGCAAAGCCCTGGCACCTGGAGAAACTCAGGAATTGCAATTCACCATTGCTCAGTCAGAGTTGAGTTACTGGGATGAGGAGAAGAAGGACTGGGTTGTAGAAGGTGGAGAATATGCCTTTAAACTGGGTGTTTCTAGCAGAGATATCCGAAAAGAGTTTGTGGTTGATCTAATCCTGTAG
- a CDS encoding NAD(P)-binding domain-containing protein produces the protein MNIAIIGTGNVGGALATKWSQAGHQIFLGVNDQQNFKGKPLLENANTSVQAIPEAVAQSEVVLIATPAKVTIEVALSLGNTTGKVIIDSMNIVRGNGPDGYPNTTDAIIAHTTTNDVVKCFNTTGFNNMQNTEYDGQVIDAFLAGYSSKAKEIASQLAMDAGFGACYDIGGNDKFELMEQFAFFWINLAMFQGQGREIGFKLLKR, from the coding sequence ATGAATATAGCGATCATAGGTACGGGTAACGTTGGAGGAGCATTGGCCACGAAATGGTCTCAGGCTGGTCATCAGATCTTCCTGGGAGTGAACGACCAGCAAAACTTTAAAGGGAAACCATTGTTGGAAAATGCCAATACCTCCGTACAAGCCATTCCTGAAGCCGTGGCCCAATCAGAAGTCGTGTTGATTGCTACACCTGCCAAAGTGACGATTGAAGTTGCCTTATCATTAGGAAATACAACAGGTAAGGTGATCATTGACAGCATGAACATCGTCCGTGGCAATGGCCCTGATGGCTATCCTAATACGACGGATGCCATTATTGCTCACACGACTACTAACGACGTGGTTAAGTGCTTTAATACGACAGGCTTTAATAACATGCAAAATACGGAGTATGATGGTCAAGTGATCGATGCGTTTTTAGCGGGATATAGTTCAAAAGCAAAAGAGATTGCTTCACAACTCGCCATGGATGCTGGCTTTGGAGCTTGTTATGATATCGGAGGCAATGACAAATTCGAACTGATGGAACAGTTTGCTTTTTTCTGGATTAACCTGGCCATGTTTCAGGGACAGGGTCGCGAGATCGGTTTCAAGTTATTGAAGAGATAA
- a CDS encoding type 1 glutamine amidotransferase domain-containing protein, protein MKHLITLIILSGLVFMGCESKSQSTTANDQKMEAAVRETQQYVHAHGMPSKGKILMVVSSPAISKQTGWPIGFWAAELTHPLHVFQEAGYEVELASTEGGAVVMDGYSDPTDASGYSAHDVISLGYMQQDWFNSMLKDTKQYSAVNTTDYDAVFLVGGQGPMYTYRGNKGLETLFADFYESGKPSASVCHSTTLLLEAKGSNGELLVKGKTWTGFANSEEDFADQAVGQKIQPYRIEDEARKIEGTNFKVAVPFSSYAIADGNLITGQQQNSGAAAARLVVEQLSK, encoded by the coding sequence ATGAAACATTTAATTACACTCATCATCTTAAGTGGTTTGGTTTTCATGGGATGTGAATCAAAGTCACAAAGTACAACCGCAAACGATCAAAAAATGGAAGCAGCAGTGAGGGAGACGCAGCAGTATGTGCATGCCCATGGTATGCCCTCAAAAGGTAAGATACTGATGGTCGTCAGTAGTCCTGCTATATCGAAGCAAACCGGGTGGCCCATTGGTTTTTGGGCGGCAGAATTGACACATCCTTTGCATGTGTTTCAGGAAGCAGGCTATGAGGTAGAATTGGCATCCACCGAAGGAGGAGCAGTGGTCATGGATGGTTATTCAGATCCTACAGATGCAAGCGGTTACTCAGCGCATGATGTGATCTCTTTAGGTTACATGCAGCAGGATTGGTTCAATAGCATGTTGAAGGATACAAAGCAGTACTCTGCCGTGAATACGACTGATTACGATGCGGTTTTTTTGGTAGGCGGTCAGGGTCCCATGTATACCTACCGCGGCAACAAGGGACTGGAAACTTTGTTCGCAGACTTCTATGAGTCTGGTAAACCAAGTGCTTCGGTATGTCATTCAACGACACTGTTATTGGAAGCAAAAGGGAGCAATGGAGAATTATTGGTGAAAGGTAAAACATGGACTGGCTTTGCCAATTCGGAGGAGGACTTTGCCGATCAGGCGGTCGGTCAGAAGATCCAGCCTTACAGAATTGAAGATGAAGCGCGCAAGATTGAGGGCACTAACTTCAAGGTAGCCGTGCCTTTTTCTTCTTATGCGATTGCAGATGGCAACCTGATCACCGGACAGCAGCAGAACTCCGGGGCAGCGGCGGCAAGATTGGTTGTGGAGCAATTGTCGAAGTGA
- a CDS encoding NUDIX domain-containing protein, producing the protein MDVKDIIQNGANYFLPHLSIDLVIIGYQKNQLKCLLLKLGSKWVLPGGYIGKDQSVDDAVLETLRQRTGLEHAHLKFLSVFGSEDRKLGEDFKEFFDMLGMPWNKEYFINQRFITLSYYSLVDIETTHPVPGEFDEAAEWFSFDELPDMWLDHGNIVASARERLKKDIKHEHVTYNLLPDAFTMPQLHALHQAILEEKLDRSRFQKKMLSSGIFERLPQLKKESPGRNPYLYKLK; encoded by the coding sequence ATGGATGTGAAGGACATCATTCAGAACGGAGCTAATTACTTTCTTCCCCACCTTTCTATTGATCTGGTCATCATTGGGTACCAGAAAAATCAATTGAAATGTCTGTTACTTAAATTGGGAAGCAAATGGGTATTACCCGGTGGCTACATCGGCAAAGATCAATCCGTTGATGATGCTGTCCTGGAGACGCTCAGGCAACGAACCGGACTGGAACATGCCCACTTAAAATTCCTATCAGTGTTTGGTTCCGAAGACCGAAAATTGGGAGAAGATTTTAAGGAGTTCTTTGACATGCTCGGCATGCCCTGGAACAAAGAATATTTCATCAATCAGCGATTCATCACACTATCTTACTATTCACTTGTAGATATTGAAACTACCCATCCGGTTCCTGGAGAATTTGACGAGGCAGCTGAATGGTTCAGTTTCGATGAGCTTCCCGATATGTGGCTGGATCATGGAAATATAGTAGCCTCGGCGAGAGAACGCCTGAAGAAGGACATCAAACACGAGCATGTCACTTATAATTTATTGCCTGATGCCTTCACCATGCCACAACTGCACGCGTTGCATCAAGCCATATTGGAAGAGAAACTGGATCGAAGCAGGTTTCAGAAGAAAATGTTGTCCAGTGGTATTTTTGAGCGATTACCCCAATTAAAAAAGGAGTCCCCTGGCAGAAACCCCTATTTATATAAATTGAAATGA
- a CDS encoding DNA alkylation repair protein produces the protein MNLSPGAQEVYHRIHDATKLGDIKKLAKEIKKDHELAMELWSTAHLIARKLAVLIMDKKLLKQQLIDQLVLEMQVHTQEEQNGLMEWLMANQLMKDKQATLLINSWDKSPSALQRRTFWYYQARLRWTGQAPPNNTQELLDAIEVNMPTEDPIVQWAMNFTAGWIGVYDSTNRKRCIAIGIKTGLFKDEVIARGCTPNYLPAFIDTEVKKRAGK, from the coding sequence ATGAATCTTTCCCCTGGAGCCCAAGAAGTTTACCATCGAATCCACGATGCCACAAAACTCGGAGACATCAAGAAACTGGCTAAAGAGATCAAAAAAGACCATGAGCTTGCGATGGAATTGTGGTCGACAGCACACTTGATTGCCAGAAAACTAGCGGTATTGATCATGGACAAGAAATTGCTGAAACAACAATTGATCGATCAATTGGTTCTTGAAATGCAAGTGCATACCCAGGAAGAACAAAATGGATTAATGGAATGGCTAATGGCCAATCAACTGATGAAAGACAAGCAGGCTACATTATTGATCAATTCCTGGGATAAAAGTCCCTCCGCCTTACAGCGACGCACCTTTTGGTATTATCAGGCACGCCTTCGGTGGACCGGACAAGCACCTCCGAATAATACACAAGAACTTTTAGATGCGATTGAAGTCAACATGCCCACAGAAGACCCTATTGTACAATGGGCGATGAATTTCACTGCAGGTTGGATTGGTGTTTATGATTCAACAAATCGAAAACGCTGTATTGCCATAGGAATTAAGACAGGATTATTCAAAGATGAAGTCATTGCCAGGGGGTGTACCCCTAACTATTTACCGGCATTCATAGATACGGAAGTGAAAAAACGAGCAGGCAAATAA